From one Methanobrevibacter woesei genomic stretch:
- a CDS encoding MBL fold metallo-hydrolase, producing MNFEDIIFIEGLGVDSNCYLLNKQILVDTGTGQNKDYLYSKLKEQGVNPEDITDIVNTHCHYDHVGGNYLFPNAKVNIHELDANALKNDEDEDNVSFLFNGSLKRHDVDSLLKEGSKILDFEVLHTPGHSKGGICLWDGETLICGDTVFANGGVGRTDIGGDYNQLKESVKRLKELNVKNILPGHGPIVLGNGKKHIEVSYSFL from the coding sequence ATGAATTTTGAGGATATTATTTTCATTGAAGGTTTAGGTGTTGATTCTAACTGCTATTTGCTAAATAAACAAATTTTAGTTGATACTGGAACTGGTCAAAATAAGGATTATCTTTATTCAAAACTTAAGGAACAGGGTGTAAATCCAGAAGATATTACTGATATTGTTAACACTCATTGTCATTATGATCATGTTGGAGGTAATTATTTATTCCCTAATGCAAAGGTTAACATTCATGAACTTGATGCAAATGCTTTAAAAAATGATGAAGATGAGGATAATGTTTCTTTTTTATTTAATGGTTCTCTTAAACGTCATGATGTAGATTCATTACTTAAAGAAGGTTCAAAAATTTTAGATTTTGAAGTTTTACATACTCCCGGTCATTCTAAAGGTGGAATATGTCTTTGGGATGGTGAAACATTAATCTGTGGTGATACTGTTTTTGCTAATGGTGGAGTTGGCAGAACTGATATTGGTGGGGATTATAATCAGTTAAAAGAATCAGTTAAAAGATTAAAAGAGTTGAATGTTAAAAATATTCTTCCAGGTCATGGACCGATAGTTTTGGGTAATGGTAAGAAACATATTGAGGTTTCCTACTCTTTTCTTTAA
- a CDS encoding potassium channel family protein, with protein MYAIIMGAGRVGFSLAGLLIEDGYDVTLIENDRKLATDAASELDALVICGNGTNSTLLEEANIQDADYFVATTGNDEANLLSCILVKKYEVPNIIARVSNPDHEEAFMEVGIDNVINPERAASGVLERLITRPNVADLLTLGEGDGEILEMTVTNDKIVGKQIKEISPTKDYIIIATYNKDGSLIIPQPENILTRGEKISILVKRGCFKKVAKKIER; from the coding sequence ATGTATGCAATAATTATGGGTGCTGGAAGAGTAGGTTTTTCATTAGCTGGATTATTGATTGAAGATGGATATGACGTTACTTTAATTGAAAATGATAGAAAACTAGCTACTGATGCTGCTTCTGAATTAGATGCATTAGTTATATGTGGAAACGGTACTAACTCAACACTTTTAGAAGAAGCTAATATCCAAGATGCAGACTATTTTGTAGCAACTACTGGTAATGATGAAGCAAACCTTTTATCATGTATTCTAGTTAAAAAATATGAAGTACCAAACATTATTGCAAGAGTAAGTAACCCGGACCATGAAGAAGCATTTATGGAAGTGGGAATTGACAATGTAATCAACCCTGAAAGAGCAGCTTCAGGAGTTTTAGAAAGATTAATTACAAGACCTAATGTTGCAGATTTATTAACTCTTGGAGAAGGAGATGGAGAAATCTTAGAAATGACTGTGACAAATGATAAGATAGTAGGTAAACAAATAAAAGAGATTTCACCAACTAAAGATTACATTATCATAGCTACTTACAATAAAGATGGATCTTTAATTATTCCTCAACCAGAAAATATTCTAACTAGAGGAGAAAAAATATCTATTTTAGTAAAAAGAGGATGCTTTAAAAAAGTAGCTAAAAAAATTGAAAGATAA
- a CDS encoding TrkH family potassium uptake protein — MEAVGFMCLVPVIVDLIYGEANAHWYILVGLFSIVIGYLINQNIASETKNIRLKHGMAISSFAWLWAALMGGITFELVTNIGILNGIFESMSALTGTGVTMYNDVEILPQSVLFFRAFQQWIGGLGVVLMIIGVITRPGAATMKLYKSEAHEDRLKPSVKNTLRKTLKIYFIYTIIGIILYVIAGMPLFDSICNTFSTISTAGMSIKNDQMGFYNSDLIYIISMVLMILGATSFLTHYKMVKTKGRAIFKDVQFKTMIAIIAVSFIIIYATSNIIPMHSLFAIVSAVTSTGASIDTSQVMGTWPIFPCLILAIAMIIGGSSGSTSGGVKLIRAILFIKGIIRRVKESLSPEGRIIPIKISGVTISDKEVYESGNYIALYLIFIIITWSIFCLLGYDPFKSLFGVISLQGNVGLDLGIITNSLDPILKVAAIGNMWVGRLEIFPILVTLAGIYKFIKK, encoded by the coding sequence ATGGAAGCCGTTGGTTTTATGTGTTTAGTCCCAGTTATAGTGGATTTGATTTATGGTGAGGCAAATGCTCATTGGTATATTCTCGTAGGACTTTTTTCTATAGTAATTGGTTACTTAATAAATCAAAATATAGCCTCTGAAACAAAAAACATTCGTCTTAAACATGGAATGGCAATTTCTTCATTTGCATGGCTGTGGGCTGCATTAATGGGGGGAATTACCTTTGAACTAGTTACCAACATCGGAATACTCAATGGAATTTTTGAATCAATGTCTGCATTAACTGGAACTGGAGTAACCATGTATAATGATGTTGAAATACTTCCACAATCAGTATTATTTTTTAGAGCATTTCAACAATGGATTGGTGGTTTAGGAGTAGTGCTTATGATTATTGGTGTAATCACCAGACCGGGAGCAGCTACTATGAAACTATACAAATCAGAGGCACATGAAGATCGTTTAAAACCAAGTGTTAAAAACACACTAAGAAAAACTTTAAAGATTTATTTTATTTACACAATCATAGGAATTATTTTATATGTTATTGCAGGAATGCCCCTATTTGATTCCATTTGTAATACATTCTCCACTATTTCAACAGCAGGAATGTCCATTAAAAATGATCAAATGGGATTCTACAACAGTGACCTAATTTATATAATTTCAATGGTTCTAATGATATTAGGTGCAACAAGCTTCCTTACCCATTATAAAATGGTTAAAACAAAAGGAAGAGCTATTTTCAAAGATGTGCAGTTTAAAACAATGATTGCAATAATAGCAGTTAGTTTCATTATAATTTATGCTACAAGCAATATTATTCCAATGCACAGTTTATTTGCTATTGTATCAGCAGTAACAAGTACAGGTGCATCTATTGACACTTCACAAGTAATGGGAACCTGGCCAATATTTCCTTGTTTAATACTAGCTATTGCAATGATAATTGGAGGTTCCAGTGGGTCTACATCTGGTGGAGTAAAATTAATTAGAGCTATTCTATTCATTAAAGGAATAATTAGACGTGTTAAGGAAAGTTTATCTCCAGAAGGTAGAATCATACCAATCAAAATATCAGGAGTTACAATTAGTGATAAAGAAGTGTATGAAAGTGGAAATTACATTGCATTATACCTTATATTCATTATAATAACCTGGTCTATTTTTTGTTTATTAGGTTATGATCCATTTAAAAGCTTATTTGGAGTTATTTCCCTTCAAGGAAATGTAGGGCTTGATTTAGGAATTATAACTAATAGTTTAGACCCTATACTTAAAGTAGCAGCTATTGGAAATATGTGGGTTGGAAGATTAGAAATATTCCCAATATTAGTAACTCTTGCAGGAATATACAAATTTATTAAAAAATAA
- a CDS encoding UPF0104 family protein: protein MNKKTVLLLLFSLAILVVILWFVGIEEIIAALKFADLRLILVAVLVQFFVFYLYTLRWRIIANMADMNLSIKKLLPITLVGLAANNITPMGRGGGEPVRAYILSRDIGVTMEESFATVVADKALDTFPFVFLALLTIIGATFTFNMDLWLVILMAVAMILIIAFLIILIYLSINEKFGEKLSNWCIGIVRRFYKKNSSELEEKIVSVVNGFQDTMSNLISNRNILYYALPLSFIIWGFEILRVYLVFLAFGADISPVIIGEVFILASLIGMIPLLPGGLGAVDGVMILFYASAGISASVSAAATVIERLISYWLATILGMLLLPYYGSSVLDKLSLNSSSDKELDAEMKKIDQEIKNSSNDEIK, encoded by the coding sequence ATGAATAAAAAAACAGTACTCTTATTATTATTTAGTTTAGCTATTTTAGTAGTAATCCTATGGTTTGTAGGTATTGAGGAGATTATTGCTGCTTTAAAATTCGCTGATTTAAGATTAATTTTAGTTGCTGTTCTTGTTCAGTTCTTTGTTTTTTATTTGTATACTTTAAGATGGCGTATTATTGCCAATATGGCTGATATGAACTTGAGTATTAAAAAATTACTTCCAATTACTCTTGTAGGTCTAGCAGCTAATAACATCACTCCTATGGGAAGAGGTGGTGGAGAGCCTGTTAGGGCGTATATCTTATCTAGAGATATTGGAGTTACTATGGAGGAATCTTTTGCTACTGTTGTTGCAGATAAGGCATTAGATACTTTCCCATTTGTTTTTCTAGCTTTACTTACAATTATAGGAGCTACATTTACATTTAACATGGATTTGTGGCTTGTTATTTTAATGGCTGTTGCAATGATTTTAATTATTGCATTTCTTATAATCTTGATTTATTTATCCATTAATGAGAAATTTGGTGAAAAACTTTCTAATTGGTGTATTGGAATTGTTAGGAGATTTTATAAGAAAAACTCCTCTGAACTTGAAGAAAAAATCGTTTCTGTAGTTAATGGATTTCAGGATACCATGAGTAATTTAATCTCAAATAGGAACATACTCTACTATGCACTTCCTTTATCTTTTATAATATGGGGTTTTGAGATTTTAAGAGTTTATTTGGTATTTTTAGCATTTGGAGCAGATATAAGTCCAGTTATTATTGGTGAAGTATTTATTTTGGCTTCTTTAATTGGTATGATTCCACTACTACCTGGAGGATTAGGTGCTGTAGATGGAGTAATGATTTTGTTCTATGCATCTGCAGGAATTTCAGCTTCAGTAAGTGCAGCTGCAACTGTAATTGAAAGATTAATTTCTTATTGGTTAGCTACTATTTTAGGAATGTTATTGCTTCCTTATTATGGTTCTTCAGTTCTTGATAAATTATCTCTCAATAGCAGCTCAGATAAAGAGTTAGATGCAGAAATGAAAAAGATAGATCAGGAAATTAAAAACTCATCTAATGATGAGATTAAATAG
- the fhcD gene encoding formylmethanofuran--tetrahydromethanopterin N-formyltransferase — protein MEINGVEIKDTYAEAFGIKVTRLLVTAATKKLALVAATEATGYGTSVIGCPAEAGVDCYVPPSETPDGRPGYVIMICNGSKKKLDHELLERIGMCILTAPTTAVFNVLDDADEELKTGFKLKFFGDGYEDETEIDGRKMHVIPIMSGDFLVESTFGYKEGVAGGNFFIIADSKMNGLVAAEVAVDAIASVPGVITPFPGGMVASGSKVGCNSYDFLDASTNEKMCISLKEQGIESDIREDAHGVFEIVIDGVDADAVSAAMKAGIEAACTVPGVLEIDAGNFGGNLGAHKINLQDLF, from the coding sequence ATGGAAATTAACGGCGTAGAAATTAAAGATACTTATGCAGAAGCATTTGGAATTAAAGTTACTAGATTACTTGTAACCGCAGCTACAAAAAAATTAGCACTTGTTGCAGCTACTGAAGCAACAGGTTACGGAACTTCCGTTATTGGTTGTCCTGCAGAAGCAGGTGTAGACTGCTATGTACCACCTAGTGAAACTCCAGATGGAAGGCCTGGTTATGTAATTATGATTTGTAATGGATCTAAAAAGAAATTAGATCACGAACTTCTTGAAAGAATTGGTATGTGTATTTTAACTGCACCAACTACTGCAGTATTCAATGTTCTTGATGATGCTGATGAGGAACTTAAAACTGGTTTCAAATTAAAATTCTTCGGTGACGGATATGAAGATGAAACCGAAATTGATGGAAGAAAAATGCACGTTATTCCAATTATGTCTGGAGACTTCCTTGTAGAATCTACTTTCGGTTACAAAGAAGGTGTTGCAGGAGGAAACTTCTTCATTATTGCAGATAGTAAAATGAATGGTTTAGTAGCTGCTGAAGTAGCAGTTGATGCAATTGCTAGTGTTCCTGGTGTAATCACTCCATTCCCTGGAGGTATGGTTGCTTCTGGTTCTAAAGTAGGTTGTAACAGTTACGATTTCTTAGATGCATCTACCAACGAAAAAATGTGTATTTCCTTAAAAGAACAAGGAATTGAATCTGACATTAGAGAAGATGCACATGGTGTATTTGAAATTGTAATTGATGGTGTTGACGCAGATGCAGTTTCTGCAGCAATGAAAGCAGGTATTGAAGCTGCTTGTACTGTTCCTGGTGTATTAGAAATCGATGCTGGTAACTTCGGTGGAAACTTAGGAGCTCACAAAATCAACTTACAAGATTTATTCTAA
- a CDS encoding NAD-binding protein, which yields MLKKITQNLFTGIPIKLLKNGGILIIGFIIYGVVGSYFIMGLNLIDSIYYTIITMATVGFGDIVPTTALQKIFSMTVALSGVGTIAYVFSGVIQNFTEKLTEYSKGAKMYKKIGKMNNYYILCGFGRVGNVVYDELKKRNQNVVIIEKDPQIAESIERDEKTVVINEDATESETLIELTNEKCSSIIITTTSDVTNLFVVLTVREHNPDTWIVSRCSKTENIPRLYNAGASKVISPETIGGGNIYFEAVKPHILRVTVQHEMEDIKNEMYTIIEHNCIIENIDYHFPGIKSPLTRKIGVISKEEVDLFLEQLENDPQSKVYLENLYKTAHYIHSHWISGSDAECLNRLLKDIEKESKVLGINLSNEEIAEITKKYVE from the coding sequence CTGCTAAAAAAAATCACCCAAAATTTATTTACAGGAATACCAATTAAGTTATTAAAAAATGGCGGAATTCTAATTATAGGATTTATAATTTATGGAGTGGTTGGGTCTTACTTCATAATGGGATTGAATTTAATTGATTCAATTTATTATACTATAATAACAATGGCTACAGTAGGATTTGGAGATATTGTGCCAACAACTGCCCTACAAAAGATTTTTTCAATGACTGTTGCTTTAAGTGGTGTGGGAACTATTGCATATGTTTTTAGTGGTGTAATCCAAAATTTCACAGAAAAACTAACTGAATATTCAAAAGGTGCAAAGATGTATAAAAAAATCGGTAAAATGAATAATTATTATATTTTATGTGGGTTTGGACGCGTGGGAAATGTAGTTTATGATGAACTTAAAAAAAGAAATCAGAATGTAGTTATAATTGAAAAAGACCCTCAAATTGCAGAATCCATTGAACGTGATGAAAAAACTGTGGTAATAAATGAAGATGCAACAGAAAGTGAAACATTAATTGAGTTAACAAATGAAAAATGCAGCAGCATAATTATTACAACCACCAGTGATGTTACAAATTTATTTGTTGTTTTAACAGTGCGTGAACATAACCCTGACACATGGATTGTCTCCAGATGCAGTAAAACAGAGAATATTCCAAGATTATACAATGCTGGAGCAAGCAAAGTAATATCTCCAGAAACAATAGGTGGAGGAAACATCTATTTTGAAGCTGTAAAACCACATATACTTAGAGTTACAGTTCAACATGAAATGGAAGACATTAAAAATGAGATGTACACCATAATTGAACATAACTGCATTATTGAAAATATAGATTATCATTTTCCAGGAATTAAATCACCTTTAACACGTAAAATAGGAGTTATATCTAAAGAAGAAGTTGATTTATTTTTAGAACAACTAGAAAATGACCCTCAATCAAAAGTTTATTTAGAAAACTTATACAAAACCGCCCATTACATCCATTCGCATTGGATTTCAGGTTCAGATGCTGAATGTTTAAATAGATTATTAAAAGATATTGAAAAAGAGTCTAAAGTTTTAGGAATTAATCTATCTAATGAAGAAATAGCTGAAATAACAAAAAAATATGTTGAATAA
- a CDS encoding NAD(P)H-hydrate dehydratase, with amino-acid sequence MDPIDMMITDINCECLGLSRLCLMESAGKSLAEEVGKIAVYTFSKPVKIAIFTGSGGNGGDGFVAARYLLNRGYDVDIYMLTDKDNIHSDNAKTNFEIITNMEPRLSHLTVHYLDTIEDVNNCDIAQSESFSEFIIVDAILGTGIKGELRPKVKRAVEVINKSNGLTVSVDVPSGMDPLTGEVSDVAVEPHYTISFHRVKTGIHLAGEDKVGGIVTCDIGIPIEAEYFMGYGDLLRLKNRPSKSHKGNNGKVLIVGGSKDYSGAPTIAGLSAISSGADLVYVAAPESASLAIKSTSPDLIVRSLEGDYLTSQHAEEILELVEEVDAVLLGPGASLNDETAKLFNILATKIKKPLVIDADALKLVDINLIKNNENVILTPHLFEFKTFFADKIKELAIDESKLKLSLAGTEFSSIDENISMFQQITKAIKGTVIIKGEYDLILSGNKFKINKTGNPGMTVGGTGDALSGLATSLLSQGLDTFNAAALAIYINGRAGDVAMNKQGYGFSATDLIGYIGAIMVNRW; translated from the coding sequence ATGGATCCTATAGATATGATGATTACTGATATTAATTGTGAATGTTTAGGTCTTTCAAGGCTTTGTCTTATGGAATCTGCAGGTAAATCCCTTGCTGAAGAAGTTGGTAAGATTGCAGTTTACACTTTCTCTAAGCCTGTTAAAATAGCTATTTTCACAGGTTCCGGTGGAAATGGTGGGGATGGTTTTGTTGCTGCCCGTTATCTTTTAAATAGGGGTTATGATGTTGATATTTACATGTTAACTGATAAGGATAATATTCATTCAGATAATGCTAAAACCAACTTTGAAATTATAACAAATATGGAACCAAGACTTTCTCATTTGACTGTTCATTATTTAGACACAATTGAAGATGTTAATAATTGTGATATTGCTCAAAGTGAAAGTTTCAGTGAATTTATAATTGTTGATGCAATTCTTGGTACTGGTATTAAAGGAGAGTTAAGACCTAAAGTAAAAAGGGCTGTTGAAGTTATTAATAAATCTAATGGACTTACAGTTTCTGTTGATGTTCCTTCTGGTATGGATCCCTTAACAGGGGAAGTTTCTGATGTTGCTGTGGAACCTCATTACACTATAAGTTTCCATAGAGTAAAAACAGGAATTCATCTAGCTGGTGAAGATAAAGTTGGTGGAATTGTTACTTGTGATATTGGAATTCCTATTGAGGCAGAATACTTTATGGGCTATGGAGATCTGTTAAGACTTAAAAATAGGCCTTCAAAATCCCATAAAGGTAATAATGGTAAGGTATTGATTGTAGGTGGAAGTAAAGATTATTCCGGTGCTCCTACTATTGCAGGTCTTTCAGCTATTTCTTCTGGTGCTGATTTAGTTTATGTTGCAGCTCCTGAATCAGCCAGTTTAGCTATTAAATCCACTTCTCCAGATTTAATTGTAAGAAGTCTTGAGGGTGATTATCTAACCTCTCAACATGCTGAAGAAATTTTAGAATTAGTAGAAGAAGTTGATGCCGTACTTTTAGGTCCTGGTGCCAGTTTAAACGATGAAACTGCTAAATTATTTAATATTTTAGCAACTAAAATTAAAAAACCATTGGTTATTGATGCAGATGCTTTAAAATTAGTTGATATTAATTTAATTAAGAATAATGAAAATGTGATTTTAACACCTCATTTATTTGAGTTTAAAACCTTTTTTGCTGATAAAATCAAAGAACTAGCTATTGATGAGAGTAAGTTAAAGTTATCATTAGCTGGAACTGAATTCTCAAGTATTGATGAAAATATTTCAATGTTTCAACAAATTACAAAGGCTATTAAAGGAACTGTCATTATTAAAGGGGAATATGATCTTATTTTAAGTGGAAACAAATTTAAAATAAATAAAACTGGAAATCCTGGAATGACTGTTGGTGGAACTGGTGATGCATTATCTGGACTTGCTACAAGTTTATTATCTCAAGGATTAGATACTTTTAATGCTGCTGCACTAGCTATTTATATTAATGGTCGTGCTGGAGATGTAGCTATGAATAAACAAGGCTATGGATTTTCTGCTACTGATTTAATAGGATATATTGGTGCAATAATGGTCAATAGATGGTAA
- the sfsA gene encoding DNA/RNA nuclease SfsA → MEYIKATFKKRPNRFIAEVNIDGREEIAYVPNTGRCKELLVPGTVVYLLPSNDSKRKTKFTLHFVENRGHLVSLYSQEANQIVFDAIGNGKIKELAGYSHIQREKTIHDSRIDIYLANFEEGCCGMVTPKNECYVEVKGVTLVVGTEARFPDAPTKRGSKHLRELIKLKKEGFRAVVFFLIQHPLGDSFRPNWDNDPEFSQTLKEAHENGVEILVYKTINTLEGIYFESRPIEFNLSKP, encoded by the coding sequence ATGGAATATATTAAAGCTACTTTCAAAAAAAGACCTAATCGTTTTATAGCTGAAGTAAATATTGATGGACGTGAAGAAATAGCTTATGTTCCTAACACTGGTAGATGTAAAGAGCTATTGGTGCCTGGAACAGTAGTTTATCTTCTTCCTTCTAATGATTCAAAACGTAAAACTAAATTCACTCTTCATTTTGTAGAGAATCGTGGGCATTTAGTTTCACTATACTCACAGGAAGCTAATCAGATTGTATTTGATGCTATTGGAAATGGTAAAATAAAAGAACTTGCTGGTTATTCTCATATTCAAAGAGAAAAAACAATTCATGATTCTAGAATTGATATATACTTGGCTAACTTTGAAGAAGGTTGCTGTGGAATGGTAACACCAAAAAACGAATGTTATGTTGAAGTTAAAGGTGTGACATTGGTTGTTGGTACTGAAGCAAGATTTCCTGATGCTCCTACAAAAAGAGGTTCAAAACATCTTAGAGAATTAATTAAACTTAAAAAAGAAGGTTTTAGAGCAGTTGTGTTCTTTTTGATTCAACATCCTTTAGGTGACTCTTTTAGACCAAATTGGGATAATGATCCTGAGTTTAGTCAAACTTTAAAGGAAGCACATGAAAATGGAGTTGAAATATTGGTCTATAAAACAATAAATACTTTGGAGGGCATTTATTTTGAGTCTAGGCCAATTGAATTTAATTTATCAAAGCCTTAA
- a CDS encoding NAD-dependent protein deacylase, translating to MKTLQEIIDCSDRIVFFGGAGVSTESGIPDFRSENGVFNSMQKYGETPEKLVSHSYFINHTEEFYQYYKENLIFNDAKPNKAHIALARLEEIGKLKAVITQNIDGLHQKAGSKNVLELHGNANRNYCQICNKKYDANYILESDNIPRCECGGIIKPDVVLYEEPLNTGLLNFATSYIESADTLIVGGTSLVVYPAAGLITHFKGENLVLINKSPTDYDSFADLVINEPIGETLGKLRL from the coding sequence ATGAAAACATTGCAAGAAATTATTGACTGCTCAGATAGAATCGTCTTTTTTGGAGGAGCAGGAGTATCTACTGAAAGTGGAATTCCTGATTTTAGGTCTGAAAATGGTGTGTTCAACAGTATGCAAAAATATGGAGAAACCCCAGAAAAATTAGTCTCACATAGCTATTTTATAAATCATACAGAAGAATTTTACCAATATTACAAAGAAAATTTGATTTTTAACGATGCAAAACCAAACAAAGCTCATATTGCACTAGCTAGATTAGAAGAAATTGGAAAATTAAAAGCAGTTATTACACAAAATATCGATGGACTCCACCAAAAAGCAGGAAGTAAAAATGTTTTAGAGCTTCATGGAAATGCTAATCGTAATTACTGCCAAATTTGTAACAAAAAGTATGATGCTAATTATATCCTTGAAAGTGACAATATTCCAAGATGTGAATGTGGCGGAATTATTAAACCTGATGTTGTCTTATATGAAGAACCATTAAATACAGGGCTTTTAAATTTTGCAACTAGCTATATTGAAAGTGCAGATACTTTAATTGTTGGAGGAACTTCTTTAGTTGTATATCCTGCTGCAGGATTAATAACACATTTTAAAGGAGAGAATCTTGTTTTAATTAACAAATCACCCACTGATTATGATAGCTTTGCAGATTTAGTTATAAATGAACCTATTGGTGAAACTTTAGGTAAGTTAAGGCTTTGA
- a CDS encoding argininosuccinate synthase produces the protein MDKVVLAFSGGLDTSVCVKLLEEKYNVEVITACVDVGQGDEEIKKAETMAKKIVNGKHYTIDAKEEFANDYIARGIKANAEYEGYPLSTALARPLIAKKIIEVAEKEGATAIAHGCTGKGNDQFRFEAVILAMSDLDIIAPIREMNLTRTEEKAYAAEKGIKLNYDKIYSIDENLWGRAIEGDVLEDPANEPPEDIYEWTASWKDAKDEPEKVSIEFEEGIPVAINGKIMPLLDIIKEANKIAGENGIGRVDIIENRMIGLKSREIYEVPGAKLLIAAHKALEELVLTTDEIRFKEYMSTLYSDLVYRALWQEPLREDLDQAIDQMQRRVSGEVELKLYKSSITPITRKSPFSLHSVEQISFEDKETDQREVEGMIKYHGLQAANYQKL, from the coding sequence ATGGATAAAGTAGTTCTTGCATTCAGTGGTGGATTAGACACCTCTGTTTGTGTAAAATTATTAGAAGAAAAATATAATGTAGAAGTTATCACTGCATGTGTAGATGTTGGTCAAGGAGACGAAGAAATTAAAAAAGCTGAAACAATGGCTAAAAAAATCGTCAATGGAAAACATTACACAATCGATGCTAAAGAAGAATTTGCAAATGATTACATTGCAAGAGGAATAAAAGCAAACGCGGAATACGAAGGTTATCCATTAAGTACAGCTCTTGCAAGACCTTTAATAGCTAAAAAGATTATTGAAGTAGCTGAAAAAGAAGGCGCAACAGCTATTGCTCATGGATGTACTGGAAAAGGAAACGACCAATTTAGATTTGAAGCAGTAATTTTAGCTATGTCTGATTTAGATATCATTGCACCAATCAGAGAAATGAACTTAACAAGAACTGAAGAAAAAGCTTATGCTGCTGAAAAAGGAATTAAATTAAACTACGATAAAATTTACAGTATTGATGAAAACCTTTGGGGTAGAGCAATTGAAGGAGATGTCTTAGAAGACCCTGCAAATGAACCACCTGAAGATATTTATGAATGGACTGCTTCCTGGAAAGATGCAAAAGACGAACCTGAAAAAGTATCTATTGAATTTGAAGAAGGAATTCCAGTTGCTATAAACGGCAAAATTATGCCTTTACTTGATATCATTAAAGAAGCTAACAAAATAGCTGGAGAAAATGGTATTGGTAGAGTAGATATTATCGAAAACAGAATGATTGGTCTTAAAAGTAGGGAAATCTACGAAGTGCCTGGAGCTAAATTATTAATTGCTGCTCATAAAGCATTAGAAGAATTAGTTCTCACTACTGATGAAATCAGATTCAAAGAGTACATGAGTACACTTTATTCTGACTTAGTTTACAGAGCTCTCTGGCAAGAACCTTTAAGAGAAGATTTAGATCAAGCTATTGACCAAATGCAAAGAAGAGTAAGCGGAGAAGTTGAATTAAAACTTTATAAATCATCAATCACTCCAATTACAAGAAAATCTCCATTTAGTTTACATAGTGTTGAACAAATCTCATTTGAAGATAAAGAAACTGACCAAAGAGAAGTTGAAGGTATGATTAAATACCACGGTTTGCAAGCTGCAAACTACCAAAAATTATAA